A window of Phycobacter azelaicus contains these coding sequences:
- a CDS encoding GNAT family N-acetyltransferase, with amino-acid sequence MEQAEIEIRVLESLAQIAESDWDACACPEAADGGRPLDPFTTHRFLLALEQSGSVGRGTGWQPQYLTAYQDGTLIACAPLYAKSHSQGEYIFDHNWAHAYERAGGRYYPKLQIAVPFTPATGRRFLVRPGYEGIGHSALVQGAVQLAADNRLSSLHVTFCTETEAEIGEEMGLMSRATQQYHWLNDGYRDFDDFLAALSSRKRKTLRKERREAQAFGGEISCYTGAQIQPEHWDAFWAFYQDTGSRKWGTPYLTRQFFDIVHETMADDMLLVLAERDGYPVAGALNFIGRETLFGRYWGCIEHPPFLHFELCYYQAIEQAIAMGLSRVEAGAQGEHKLARGYLPTQTHSLHWIGDPGFADAVKRYLQAERAAVEEEIEILTDYGPFKKVQVEEQE; translated from the coding sequence ATGGAGCAGGCAGAAATCGAAATTCGGGTTCTGGAAAGCCTCGCGCAGATTGCGGAGAGCGACTGGGACGCTTGCGCCTGCCCCGAGGCGGCGGATGGCGGCCGCCCGCTTGATCCTTTCACCACGCATCGGTTTCTGCTGGCGCTGGAGCAAAGCGGCTCTGTCGGGCGCGGCACCGGCTGGCAGCCGCAGTACCTTACGGCCTATCAGGACGGTACGCTCATTGCCTGCGCGCCGCTTTATGCCAAATCCCACAGCCAGGGCGAATATATCTTCGATCACAACTGGGCCCATGCCTATGAACGGGCCGGGGGGCGCTATTATCCGAAACTGCAGATCGCGGTGCCCTTCACGCCTGCCACCGGGCGGCGCTTTCTTGTGCGCCCGGGATATGAGGGGATCGGCCATTCGGCTTTGGTGCAGGGCGCGGTGCAACTGGCGGCGGACAATCGGCTGTCCTCTTTGCATGTGACCTTCTGCACCGAAACGGAGGCCGAGATCGGCGAAGAGATGGGGCTGATGAGCCGGGCGACACAGCAGTACCATTGGCTGAACGATGGCTATCGCGATTTCGATGACTTCCTTGCGGCGCTGTCCTCGCGCAAGCGCAAAACCCTGCGCAAGGAACGGCGCGAGGCGCAAGCCTTTGGCGGTGAGATTAGCTGCTACACCGGCGCGCAGATCCAGCCTGAACACTGGGATGCCTTCTGGGCCTTTTACCAGGACACCGGCAGCCGCAAATGGGGCACGCCTTACCTGACGCGGCAGTTCTTTGACATCGTGCATGAGACCATGGCCGATGACATGCTTCTGGTGCTGGCCGAGCGGGATGGATACCCCGTCGCGGGCGCGCTGAACTTTATCGGGCGCGAGACGCTTTTTGGCCGCTACTGGGGCTGCATCGAACATCCCCCCTTCCTGCATTTCGAACTGTGCTACTATCAGGCCATCGAACAGGCCATCGCCATGGGGCTGTCGCGGGTCGAGGCGGGCGCACAGGGCGAGCACAAGCTGGCGCGCGGCTACCTGCCCACGCAGACCCACAGCCTGCACTGGATCGGCGATCCGGGCTTTGCCGATGCGGTGAAACGCTATTTGCAGGCCGAGCGCGCCGCCGTGGAAGAAGAGATCGAGATCCTGACGGACTATGGCCCTTTCAAAAAGGTGCAAGTGGAGGAACAGGAATGA
- a CDS encoding 4a-hydroxytetrahydrobiopterin dehydratase — protein MTEKLSEATRGPLLDPLFQAGWSMVEGRDAITKTYTFGGFDEAFGWMTRAAIWAEKWNHHPEWSNVYNRVTVVLTTHDVGGLSALDAKLARKMDALFPGE, from the coding sequence ATGACCGAAAAACTATCCGAAGCCACCCGAGGCCCGCTGCTGGACCCGCTGTTTCAGGCGGGCTGGAGCATGGTCGAGGGGCGCGATGCCATCACCAAGACCTACACCTTCGGCGGCTTTGACGAGGCCTTCGGCTGGATGACCCGCGCCGCGATCTGGGCCGAGAAATGGAACCACCATCCGGAGTGGAGCAATGTCTACAACCGGGTGACGGTGGTGCTGACCACCCACGACGTGGGCGGCCTCAGCGCGTTGGACGCAAAACTCGCCCGCAAAATGGACGCGCTGTTTCCGGGGGAGTGA
- a CDS encoding acid phosphatase, with protein sequence MNPKLNIATVIIALTGFSGIALALEPTNILDLEPTKRGAYTFYTPYLEDEVEAMAIVAPPPSKGTEAYNADMRAALQEYAPSRVAQATQDARISPDYYSKVFGAVLGETISIESTPAIYALIARSISDYGLSTYDAKDHYQRTRPFAKFGLPTCTPYAEDYLRDDGGYPSGHTAAGYGISLVLAKVAPERADELIERGKDYGHSRVVCKVHYLSDIEAGIKVAEAVLSYQMDVEQFNVDLEAAQKEWKALGN encoded by the coding sequence ATGAACCCCAAACTAAACATCGCCACGGTGATCATAGCGCTAACCGGCTTTTCGGGAATTGCTTTGGCTTTGGAGCCTACCAACATCCTTGATCTAGAGCCTACAAAGCGGGGCGCTTACACTTTCTATACTCCATATCTTGAAGACGAGGTCGAAGCGATGGCGATCGTCGCTCCCCCTCCTTCAAAGGGCACGGAAGCCTACAATGCAGACATGCGGGCCGCCTTGCAGGAATACGCCCCATCACGTGTCGCACAGGCGACACAAGACGCTAGAATCAGCCCTGACTATTATTCAAAGGTATTCGGTGCGGTTTTGGGTGAGACGATCAGCATCGAAAGCACACCTGCCATCTACGCTTTAATCGCACGCTCAATATCTGACTACGGTCTGTCAACGTATGATGCGAAGGATCACTATCAACGTACACGTCCCTTCGCCAAGTTTGGACTGCCTACATGTACGCCGTATGCAGAAGACTACTTGCGCGATGATGGTGGTTATCCTTCAGGACACACCGCGGCAGGCTATGGCATTTCGCTAGTACTGGCTAAGGTCGCTCCTGAACGTGCTGATGAGTTGATTGAGCGCGGCAAGGACTACGGTCACTCTCGTGTCGTATGTAAGGTTCACTATCTCTCTGACATCGAGGCGGGCATTAAAGTTGCGGAAGCGGTCCTGAGCTATCAGATGGATGTCGAGCAGTTCAATGTGGATCTTGAAGCTGCTCAAAAAGAGTGGAAAGCGCTAGGGAATTAA